A single window of Methanothermobacter marburgensis str. Marburg DNA harbors:
- a CDS encoding chorismate--pyruvate lyase family protein — protein MDVNVLEEIERIERIIGRLSNTQKILLSTDGSVTRILDVLRGTVTIRTIKQEFIPSTPEIADKLRISPGEMVNHRVVVIGNNEPLIHAVSYIPLSRLEDGFREDLIRADIPIGRILKKHSIESRREIEILDIESPSRELREIFKTDSPMLTRTYNIIHQDEVLIRIKETFPFDWFREEFR, from the coding sequence ATGGATGTCAATGTCTTGGAGGAGATTGAACGCATCGAGAGGATAATAGGGAGGCTCTCAAACACCCAGAAGATACTGCTATCAACAGACGGCTCGGTAACAAGGATACTTGACGTGCTGAGGGGAACAGTGACCATAAGGACCATAAAACAGGAATTCATACCATCAACTCCAGAAATCGCAGATAAACTCAGGATATCCCCCGGGGAAATGGTTAATCACCGGGTGGTTGTGATAGGGAATAATGAACCGCTAATACACGCAGTATCATACATACCACTATCAAGGCTTGAGGATGGCTTCAGAGAGGACCTCATAAGGGCGGATATACCCATAGGAAGGATACTGAAGAAGCACAGCATAGAATCCCGCAGGGAGATAGAGATCCTTGACATAGAAAGCCCCAGCAGAGAACTCAGGGAAATATTCAAAACAGACTCCCCCATGCTCACAAGGACCTACAACATAATCCACCAGGACGAGGTGCTCATAAGGATAAAGGAGACCTTCCCATTCGACTGGTTCAGGGAAGAATTCCGGTAA
- a CDS encoding homocitrate synthase family protein, producing MKYFVSPFNKEAELEFPDKITIYDTTLRDGEQTPGVCLGTEEKLEIARKLDELGIHQIESGFPVVSKQEKVSVKTIANEGLNADILALSRTKKEDIDVAIDCDVDGVITFMATSDLHLKHKLKLTREEALNVCMNSIEYAKDHGLFLAFSAEDATRTDLDFLKQIYKKAESYGADRVHIADTVGAISPQGMDYLVRELRKDINVDIAMHCHNDFGMALSNSIAGLLAGGTAVSTTVNGIGERAGNTSLEELIMALRIIYDIDLGFNISVLYELSRLVEKHTRMKVPENKPIVGKNVFRHESGIHVDAVIEEPLTYEPFLPEMIGHQRKIVLGKHSGCRAVKAKLEEYGIEVTREELCRIVEEVKKNREKGKYINDELFYRIVRSVRGPVDF from the coding sequence TTGAAATACTTCGTCAGTCCCTTCAATAAGGAAGCTGAATTAGAATTTCCCGATAAGATCACGATTTACGATACAACACTCCGCGACGGGGAACAGACCCCAGGGGTATGCCTCGGAACCGAGGAAAAACTTGAAATAGCCAGAAAACTGGATGAACTTGGCATACACCAGATAGAAAGTGGTTTCCCAGTCGTATCAAAGCAGGAAAAGGTTTCAGTAAAGACAATAGCCAATGAAGGCCTCAATGCAGATATACTGGCCCTGAGCAGGACAAAGAAGGAGGACATAGACGTTGCAATTGACTGTGACGTTGATGGTGTTATCACCTTCATGGCCACATCTGACCTCCACCTCAAACACAAACTCAAACTCACAAGGGAGGAGGCCCTCAACGTGTGCATGAACTCCATAGAGTATGCAAAGGACCACGGCCTCTTTCTGGCATTCTCAGCAGAGGACGCCACAAGGACTGACCTGGACTTCCTCAAGCAGATATACAAGAAGGCTGAGAGCTACGGGGCAGACAGGGTCCATATAGCAGATACGGTGGGTGCCATAAGCCCCCAGGGAATGGACTACCTTGTAAGGGAACTTCGAAAGGATATAAATGTTGACATAGCGATGCACTGTCACAATGACTTTGGCATGGCACTCTCAAATTCAATAGCGGGGCTCCTGGCAGGTGGAACCGCAGTTTCAACCACAGTTAACGGTATAGGTGAAAGGGCCGGGAACACATCCCTTGAGGAGCTTATAATGGCCCTGAGGATAATCTATGACATTGACCTTGGATTCAACATCAGCGTCCTCTATGAGCTGTCAAGGCTCGTTGAGAAGCACACCCGCATGAAGGTGCCTGAAAACAAGCCCATTGTTGGAAAGAACGTCTTCAGGCATGAGTCAGGCATACACGTGGACGCGGTGATAGAGGAACCCCTCACATATGAGCCTTTCCTCCCTGAGATGATAGGCCACCAGCGTAAGATAGTCCTGGGCAAACACTCAGGTTGCAGGGCAGTCAAGGCAAAACTTGAGGAGTACGGTATAGAGGTTACAAGGGAGGAACTCTGCAGGATAGTGGAGGAGGTAAAGAAAAACAGGGAGAAGGGGAAATACATTAACGATGAACTCTTCTACAGGATCGTAAGGTCTGTGAGGGGGCCTGTTGACTTCTAG
- the fen gene encoding flap endonuclease-1: protein MGVKLKDIISAEKIRLDDLRGRTVAVDAANSIYQFLSSIRQRDGTPLMDSEGRVTSHLSGILYRTAAVMERDIRMAYVFDGKSHHLKGETVTRRIETRKKSEVEWRRALEEGDIERARKYAVRSSRMSQDIVESSKRLLELLGIPYVQAPGEGEAQASFIVRRGDAWAVASQDYDCLLFGAPRVVRNLTLSGKLEEPEIIELESALRNLSITHEQLVDLALLVGTDFNDGIKGIGARRGLKLIKEKGDVFSVIEEIDGDIGGDPEVLRGIFLEPDVTGDYELRWRKPDRDGVIDFLCGEHGFSEERVMAALKKIEGASFTQKSLEDWF, encoded by the coding sequence ATGGGAGTTAAATTAAAGGATATAATATCGGCAGAGAAGATAAGGCTTGATGATCTCAGGGGGCGCACCGTTGCAGTTGATGCAGCCAACAGCATATACCAGTTCCTCTCAAGCATAAGACAGAGGGATGGAACACCCCTCATGGACTCAGAGGGGCGGGTGACATCCCACCTCAGCGGCATACTCTACAGGACAGCGGCGGTGATGGAGAGGGATATAAGGATGGCCTATGTTTTTGATGGGAAATCCCATCACCTGAAGGGCGAAACAGTGACAAGGCGTATTGAAACCCGGAAGAAATCTGAAGTGGAATGGAGGAGGGCCCTTGAGGAGGGGGACATCGAGAGGGCAAGGAAATATGCTGTGAGGTCCTCAAGGATGTCACAGGATATAGTTGAAAGCTCCAAAAGGCTCCTTGAACTCCTAGGGATCCCATACGTCCAGGCACCGGGAGAAGGCGAGGCACAGGCATCATTCATTGTTAGGAGGGGTGATGCCTGGGCAGTGGCATCCCAGGACTACGACTGCCTCCTCTTCGGAGCCCCCAGAGTCGTGAGAAACCTCACACTCAGCGGAAAACTGGAGGAACCAGAGATAATTGAACTGGAATCTGCCCTCAGAAATCTTTCAATCACCCATGAACAGCTCGTGGACCTGGCACTCCTCGTTGGCACAGACTTCAATGATGGAATAAAGGGGATAGGCGCCAGGAGGGGACTCAAACTCATAAAGGAAAAGGGTGACGTATTCAGTGTAATTGAGGAGATTGATGGGGACATCGGAGGCGACCCCGAGGTCCTCAGGGGGATATTCCTTGAACCTGACGTGACCGGGGACTATGAACTGAGATGGAGAAAACCCGATAGGGATGGGGTCATAGACTTCCTATGCGGTGAGCATGGCTTCTCAGAGGAAAGGGTAATGGCTGCTCTTAAAAAAATTGAAGGGGCTTCATTCACACAGAAAAGCCTTGAAGACTGGTTCTAG
- the ahcY gene encoding adenosylhomocysteinase: MPYNVKDISLAPQGKKKIQWVQEHMPVLERIKRDFSEEKPFEGITVASCLHIEPKTINLGLTLLAGGAEVAMTGCNPLSTQDDAAAAGAKMGLNMYGWRGETNEEYYENIHRVLDHEPDILIDDGADMIFLVHRERRELLDGIIGACEETTTGIHRLKAMAADGALEFPVMAVNDAYTKYLFDNRYGTGQSTFDSIMGTTNMLIAGKTVVVCGYGWCGRGIALRAQGLGANVIVTEVNPIRALEARMDGFRVMKVSEAVKHADILVTATGNTDVVAGDDFMNMKDGCVMANAGHFNVEINRKDLERLSEEKRLVKEDIEVFIMPDGRKLYLLAEGRLVNLASERGQGHPAEIMDMSFAMQALSARHLLSEKPEPGVYRAPDEIDMRVAEMKLEAMGIQIDELTEKQIRYLENWEEGT, encoded by the coding sequence ATGCCATATAATGTTAAAGACATTTCACTTGCCCCTCAGGGCAAAAAGAAGATCCAGTGGGTTCAGGAACACATGCCTGTACTTGAAAGGATCAAAAGGGACTTCTCAGAGGAAAAACCATTCGAGGGGATCACAGTAGCCTCATGCCTCCATATAGAACCAAAGACCATAAACCTGGGACTCACCCTCCTGGCGGGCGGTGCAGAGGTTGCCATGACAGGTTGCAACCCCCTATCAACCCAGGACGATGCAGCCGCCGCTGGAGCAAAAATGGGCCTCAACATGTACGGCTGGCGCGGTGAAACCAATGAGGAGTACTATGAAAACATACACCGTGTCCTGGACCATGAACCCGACATCCTCATAGACGACGGGGCGGACATGATATTCCTGGTCCACAGGGAAAGGAGGGAACTCCTGGATGGGATAATAGGTGCCTGTGAGGAGACAACAACAGGTATACACCGACTAAAAGCCATGGCAGCCGATGGTGCCCTTGAATTTCCAGTCATGGCCGTGAACGACGCCTACACAAAGTACCTATTCGACAACCGCTACGGGACCGGGCAGTCCACATTTGACTCCATAATGGGGACCACCAACATGCTCATAGCAGGCAAAACCGTTGTGGTGTGTGGCTATGGATGGTGCGGGCGCGGAATAGCCCTGAGGGCCCAGGGTCTTGGCGCGAACGTCATAGTAACCGAAGTTAACCCCATAAGGGCACTTGAGGCCCGTATGGATGGATTCAGAGTTATGAAGGTATCAGAGGCCGTTAAACATGCGGATATACTCGTAACTGCAACAGGAAACACCGATGTGGTTGCGGGTGATGACTTTATGAACATGAAGGACGGCTGTGTGATGGCAAATGCAGGTCACTTCAACGTTGAAATAAACAGGAAGGACCTTGAAAGGTTATCCGAGGAAAAAAGGCTGGTTAAGGAGGACATAGAGGTCTTCATCATGCCTGATGGGCGCAAATTATACCTCCTTGCCGAGGGGAGACTTGTGAACCTTGCCTCAGAGAGGGGTCAGGGTCACCCCGCAGAGATAATGGACATGAGCTTTGCAATGCAGGCACTATCAGCGAGACACCTCCTCAGTGAAAAACCTGAACCCGGCGTATACAGGGCCCCTGATGAGATAGACATGCGGGTTGCGGAGATGAAACTGGAGGCCATGGGAATCCAGATCGATGAACTGACAGAGAAACAGATAAGGTACCTTGAAAACTGGGAAGAGGGGACATAG
- a CDS encoding TATA-box-binding protein, which produces MTDVDIKIENIVASATLGKSIDLQTVAEALENVDFNREQFPGLVYKLKEPKTAALIFGSGKLVCTGAKSIEDSKRAIKLTVDMMRTMDPDIPEEFEIKIQNIVASANLGKPLNLEAVALGLENTEYEPEQFPGLVYRLDEPKVVLLLFGSGKVVCTGAKSAEDAKLGVEKTKARLAELDLI; this is translated from the coding sequence TTGACAGATGTGGATATCAAGATAGAAAATATTGTTGCTTCTGCAACCCTTGGGAAATCCATTGATCTCCAGACAGTTGCTGAAGCCCTTGAAAATGTTGATTTTAACCGAGAACAGTTTCCTGGTCTTGTATACAAATTAAAGGAGCCTAAAACTGCTGCTCTGATCTTTGGATCAGGTAAACTGGTATGTACAGGTGCAAAATCCATTGAGGATTCCAAGAGGGCCATAAAACTCACAGTTGATATGATGAGGACCATGGACCCTGATATACCCGAGGAATTTGAGATAAAGATCCAGAACATTGTTGCCTCGGCAAACCTCGGGAAACCACTGAACCTTGAGGCCGTTGCCCTGGGACTTGAGAACACGGAATATGAACCTGAACAGTTCCCTGGCCTTGTTTACAGGCTGGATGAACCCAAGGTTGTCTTGCTGCTCTTCGGTTCAGGGAAGGTTGTGTGCACAGGTGCCAAGAGTGCTGAGGACGCTAAGCTTGGAGTTGAAAAGACCAAGGCAAGGCTTGCCGAGTTAGATCTGATTTAA
- the cyaB gene encoding class IV adenylate cyclase codes for MIEVEVKAKISSGDEVSERIISLGGRHVSDEEQTDIYFNAPHRDFAETDEALRIRKTGERTFITYKGPKIDDRSKTRKELEVEVADAETAAGILESLGFRRVRDVLKERRTYSLEDFTISIDTVRGLGTYLEIERDLPDGSDYGDALSEIFELYRKLGVSEGFERKSYLELLEAEAE; via the coding sequence TTGATAGAGGTTGAGGTTAAGGCTAAAATTTCCAGTGGGGATGAGGTAAGCGAGCGCATAATATCACTTGGGGGGCGCCATGTTTCAGATGAGGAACAGACTGACATATACTTCAATGCCCCCCACAGGGACTTTGCAGAGACCGACGAAGCGCTGAGAATAAGAAAAACAGGTGAAAGGACATTCATAACCTACAAGGGTCCCAAAATTGATGATAGGAGCAAGACCCGGAAGGAACTGGAGGTTGAGGTTGCAGACGCTGAAACAGCAGCAGGGATACTGGAGTCCCTTGGCTTTCGAAGGGTTAGGGATGTCTTGAAGGAGAGGAGGACCTACTCACTCGAGGATTTCACCATATCCATTGACACCGTGAGGGGCCTCGGGACCTACCTTGAAATAGAGAGGGACCTACCTGATGGCAGTGACTACGGGGATGCCCTCAGCGAGATATTTGAGCTCTACAGAAAACTGGGGGTAAGCGAGGGATTCGAGAGAAAATCCTACCTTGAACTTCTTGAGGCTGAAGCTGAATAG
- a CDS encoding IGHMBP2 family helicase: MKSYIKRLIKLVEMEREAEINAMMNEIRRLSPQKRERVGRAINGLNGKVTGRELGFHLVKYGRREPIDTQISVGDLVLISRGNPLRSDLTGTVAAKGKRFIVVALESVPRWALRNVRVDLYANDITFQRMIDNLRGAGRNVFRVLRFLLGDEKPSGHQIVEFEPVDPELNRSQREAIMRALGSDDFFLIHGPFGTGKTRTLHELIRQEVRRGNRVLVTAESNAAVDNLLEGIAGHLRCVRLGHPQRVSRTNLQETLAYKLENHPEYRRVLEYQERIDGLIEERERHHKPTPQLRRGLTDSQIMINATKRRGARGISPNVMISMARWIEVNQQIDELHRKMQEIEVEIVDRIIRNSQVVLATNSSAALEYIDNVKFDVAIVDEASQATIPSILIPLSRAPRFVLAGDHRQLPPTILNPEASELEVTLFEELIGSYPENSWMLNCQYRMNPAIMEFPNREFYGGRIRAHPSLEEISVLDVISTEIPDSMPHRKLAERDPVLFIDTSKVGRGERRLKGSTSIQNPLEADLAVIIAGALIRMGVKEEEIGIITPYDDQVDLISSMTGVEVNSVDGFQGREREVIIISMVRSNSEGNIGFLRDLRRLNVSLTRARRKLIIIGDTGTLSSHPSYRRLIEYCRDQGFLYEPSGDDLREWSP; encoded by the coding sequence GTGAAATCATACATAAAGAGGCTTATTAAACTTGTTGAGATGGAGAGGGAGGCGGAAATAAACGCCATGATGAATGAGATAAGGAGGTTATCCCCCCAGAAGCGTGAAAGGGTAGGGAGGGCCATAAATGGCCTTAACGGTAAGGTAACCGGGCGTGAACTTGGATTCCATCTCGTGAAATACGGGAGGAGGGAACCCATAGATACCCAGATATCAGTGGGTGACCTTGTCCTGATAAGCCGTGGAAACCCCCTCAGAAGTGACCTCACAGGTACCGTGGCGGCGAAGGGTAAACGCTTCATTGTGGTTGCCCTTGAAAGTGTCCCCCGCTGGGCCCTGAGGAACGTCAGGGTGGACCTCTACGCCAACGATATAACATTCCAGAGGATGATAGACAACCTCAGGGGTGCCGGCAGGAATGTGTTCAGGGTTTTAAGGTTTCTGCTGGGGGATGAAAAGCCATCTGGTCACCAGATTGTTGAATTTGAACCAGTGGACCCTGAACTCAACAGGTCACAGAGGGAGGCTATAATGAGGGCCCTGGGTTCAGATGATTTCTTCCTTATACACGGACCCTTCGGTACAGGAAAGACCCGTACACTCCATGAACTCATAAGGCAGGAGGTCAGGAGAGGTAACCGTGTCCTTGTGACGGCTGAGAGCAACGCTGCAGTTGATAACCTCCTTGAGGGAATCGCGGGTCATCTGAGATGTGTCCGTCTAGGACACCCCCAGAGGGTCTCCAGGACAAACCTGCAGGAGACACTTGCATATAAACTTGAGAACCACCCCGAGTACAGGAGGGTCCTCGAATACCAGGAGAGGATTGACGGGCTCATTGAGGAACGTGAAAGGCACCATAAACCCACCCCCCAGCTGCGCAGGGGGCTCACAGACAGTCAGATAATGATCAACGCCACAAAGAGGAGGGGTGCCCGTGGCATATCCCCAAATGTGATGATATCCATGGCCCGCTGGATAGAGGTCAACCAGCAGATAGATGAACTCCACAGGAAGATGCAGGAGATTGAAGTTGAAATCGTTGACAGGATAATCCGTAACAGCCAGGTTGTCCTTGCAACCAACTCATCTGCGGCCCTCGAGTACATAGATAATGTGAAGTTCGATGTTGCAATTGTCGACGAGGCATCCCAGGCCACAATCCCCAGCATACTCATACCACTCTCACGTGCACCAAGGTTCGTGCTGGCAGGGGACCACCGGCAGCTTCCGCCAACCATACTGAACCCTGAGGCCTCTGAACTGGAGGTGACACTCTTTGAGGAGCTCATAGGTTCATACCCTGAGAATTCATGGATGCTGAACTGCCAGTACCGTATGAACCCTGCCATAATGGAGTTCCCGAACAGGGAGTTCTATGGGGGGAGGATAAGGGCCCATCCCTCCCTTGAGGAAATCTCAGTACTGGATGTTATATCCACTGAGATCCCTGACTCAATGCCTCACAGAAAACTTGCGGAAAGGGACCCTGTCCTCTTTATTGATACCTCAAAGGTTGGGAGGGGTGAGAGGAGGCTGAAGGGATCAACATCAATCCAGAACCCCCTTGAGGCTGACCTTGCAGTTATAATCGCTGGTGCACTCATCAGGATGGGTGTGAAAGAAGAGGAGATCGGTATAATAACACCCTACGACGACCAGGTGGACCTGATATCCTCCATGACCGGTGTTGAGGTTAACAGTGTGGATGGTTTCCAGGGACGTGAGAGGGAGGTCATCATCATCTCAATGGTTAGAAGTAACAGTGAAGGTAACATAGGTTTCCTCAGGGACCTCAGGAGGCTCAATGTTTCACTTACACGGGCAAGGCGCAAACTCATAATAATAGGTGATACAGGTACCCTCTCATCCCACCCCTCCTACCGGAGGCTGATTGAATACTGCAGGGACCAGGGATTCCTGTATGAACCATCAGGCGATGATCTGAGGGAGTGGAGTCCATGA
- a CDS encoding DUF2119 domain-containing protein → MGFFRMIDKGKGPVRLFVGGVHGKEGFTAIRALKRLGFNDIRRGKLIIYSCNPTEYLSTLDPNYYMSQQGMEIIGLIEKYRPSTYLEAHCYREESYGRLTDPSRRSRDGVPPLIELERGVLIGSVSPHIRKKLFKREDICLTIEMPCLRSPRDEADGLEVYVNFLKIVASSETREELEERLGRRYPEQVETARRYAREFFGEYPPF, encoded by the coding sequence TTGGGTTTCTTCAGGATGATAGATAAGGGCAAAGGTCCTGTAAGGCTCTTTGTTGGTGGTGTGCATGGAAAGGAGGGCTTCACAGCTATAAGGGCCCTCAAGAGGCTTGGTTTCAATGACATCAGGAGGGGAAAGCTGATAATATACAGCTGCAACCCCACAGAGTACCTGAGCACACTTGACCCCAATTATTACATGAGCCAGCAGGGAATGGAGATAATCGGGCTCATAGAGAAGTACCGGCCATCAACATACCTGGAGGCCCACTGCTACAGGGAGGAAAGTTACGGCCGGTTAACGGATCCCTCAAGGAGGAGCAGGGATGGTGTCCCTCCCCTCATAGAACTGGAGAGGGGTGTCCTGATAGGGTCGGTATCACCCCACATACGCAAGAAACTCTTCAAACGCGAGGATATCTGCCTGACCATTGAGATGCCCTGTCTAAGGAGTCCCAGGGATGAAGCTGATGGACTTGAGGTTTACGTGAATTTCCTGAAGATCGTTGCCTCATCAGAGACCCGTGAAGAACTGGAAGAGCGCCTTGGCAGGAGATACCCTGAGCAGGTTGAAACCGCCAGGAGATACGCCAGGGAGTTCTTCGGGGAATACCCCCCCTTCTAG
- the hacA gene encoding homoaconitase large subunit produces MNITEKILADAAGVAEVTPGEIIEARVDLAMTHDGTSPPTIRTFREIASRGGPDRVWDPERMVMVFDHNVPPNTIGAAEFQRVTSEFASEQGINNIFKNAEGICHQVLPEKGFVRPGMVIVGADSHTCTYGAFGAFATGMGATDMAMVFATGKTWFMVPEAMRIEVTGELQGFTTAKDVILKIIGEIGVDGATYRAVEFTGSTVDEMDVAGRMTICNMAVEMGAKNGIMEPSRRIIQYVKSRTGRDFRVYRSDGDSQYVEDHHFDVSDLEPQVACPDDVDNVAPVYRVEGTHIDEAFLGSCTNGRYEDLKMAAEVLGDRRVHDDVRFIVSPASREIYLRALEDGIIETFLRAGAIVCNPGCGPCLGAHMGVLAPGEVSIATTNRNFRGRMGDPSSKVYLANPAVVAESAIKGVISAPE; encoded by the coding sequence ATGAACATCACAGAGAAGATCCTTGCAGATGCAGCCGGAGTGGCTGAGGTCACACCCGGCGAGATAATAGAGGCTAGGGTTGACCTTGCAATGACCCACGACGGCACATCACCCCCAACAATCCGCACATTCAGGGAGATAGCCTCAAGGGGAGGCCCCGACAGGGTATGGGACCCTGAAAGAATGGTCATGGTATTCGACCACAACGTACCACCCAACACAATAGGGGCAGCAGAGTTCCAGAGGGTAACATCTGAATTCGCATCTGAGCAGGGAATAAATAATATCTTCAAGAACGCTGAGGGCATATGCCACCAGGTCCTCCCTGAGAAGGGATTTGTACGCCCAGGAATGGTCATAGTTGGTGCAGACTCACACACCTGCACATACGGGGCATTCGGTGCATTCGCAACTGGAATGGGCGCCACGGACATGGCAATGGTATTCGCCACAGGAAAAACCTGGTTCATGGTGCCTGAGGCAATGCGCATCGAGGTTACAGGCGAACTGCAGGGGTTCACCACAGCAAAGGATGTTATACTGAAAATCATAGGGGAAATAGGCGTTGATGGTGCAACATACCGGGCTGTGGAGTTCACTGGAAGCACGGTTGATGAAATGGACGTTGCCGGAAGGATGACCATCTGCAACATGGCAGTTGAAATGGGGGCCAAAAACGGTATAATGGAGCCCAGCAGGAGGATAATCCAGTATGTAAAGTCCAGGACAGGGAGAGACTTCCGGGTTTACCGTTCAGATGGGGACAGCCAGTACGTGGAGGACCACCACTTCGATGTCTCTGACCTCGAACCACAGGTTGCCTGCCCCGACGACGTGGATAATGTGGCACCTGTTTACAGGGTTGAGGGAACCCACATAGACGAGGCATTCCTTGGTTCATGCACAAACGGCCGCTACGAGGACCTCAAAATGGCAGCAGAGGTCCTTGGGGATAGAAGGGTCCATGATGATGTGAGGTTCATAGTTTCACCCGCCTCAAGGGAGATCTACCTCAGGGCACTGGAGGATGGGATAATAGAGACCTTCCTAAGGGCAGGGGCCATAGTCTGCAACCCAGGTTGCGGGCCCTGTCTCGGGGCCCACATGGGGGTCCTGGCTCCAGGGGAGGTTAGCATAGCCACAACCAACAGGAACTTCAGGGGAAGGATGGGTGACCCATCATCAAAGGTCTACCTGGCCAACCCGGCGGTTGTGGCTGAATCAGCAATTAAAGGGGTGATCAGTGCACCCGAATAG